The following coding sequences lie in one Megalodesulfovibrio gigas DSM 1382 = ATCC 19364 genomic window:
- a CDS encoding amino acid ABC transporter substrate-binding protein, producing MAQSKTSGVLQRALLVCVALLLCLGGPALAADVKPGPLPDDVLAGVLERGYVRCGVNDLPGYAEVADDGMWRGFQVDLCRAIAAAVLDAPEAVEFSQLYTDDRFSALEANEVDVILSNASWTLSRETGRGIAFTTTMEYDGQGFMAYADLGLKRLADAAGRNLRVCVVSATTTENNLRDYLTQHDLGLEMRSFETHDAQWRAFLDNLCDITTGDRTSLYISRASRSPSPASFVVLPDIISREPLTPVVRKGAPTWESLVRWVMHSLVIAEEKGITKANVLAQAATATDPELRKLLGTAEQPVFFPGVDARFALRAIAAVGNYHEIFDRNLGKSSPFGMDRGLNALWKDGGLLYAPLFQ from the coding sequence ATGGCGCAGTCCAAAACTTCGGGCGTTCTGCAACGTGCCCTGCTGGTGTGTGTGGCGCTTCTCCTCTGCCTCGGGGGACCGGCTCTCGCCGCGGACGTGAAGCCCGGCCCCCTTCCAGATGACGTGCTGGCCGGGGTGCTGGAGCGCGGGTATGTTCGCTGCGGGGTGAACGACCTCCCCGGCTATGCGGAAGTGGCTGACGACGGGATGTGGCGGGGGTTCCAGGTGGATCTGTGCCGCGCCATTGCTGCCGCCGTGCTGGATGCGCCCGAGGCGGTGGAGTTCTCCCAGCTGTATACCGATGACCGGTTTTCGGCCCTGGAGGCAAATGAGGTGGACGTCATCCTCTCCAATGCCTCATGGACCTTGTCCCGGGAAACAGGCAGGGGAATTGCCTTCACCACCACGATGGAATACGACGGCCAGGGCTTTATGGCCTATGCAGACCTGGGGTTGAAGCGCCTCGCCGATGCCGCAGGGCGCAACCTTCGGGTGTGCGTTGTCTCTGCCACGACGACGGAAAACAATCTGCGCGACTACCTCACCCAGCATGACCTGGGGCTTGAGATGCGCTCCTTCGAGACCCATGACGCCCAATGGCGTGCCTTTCTTGACAATCTCTGCGATATCACCACGGGCGATCGGACATCCCTCTACATCAGCAGGGCCAGCCGCTCCCCCTCGCCCGCAAGTTTTGTGGTGCTGCCGGACATCATCTCCCGGGAGCCGTTAACACCGGTGGTGCGCAAGGGCGCGCCAACCTGGGAAAGTCTTGTGCGCTGGGTGATGCATTCTCTCGTGATTGCAGAAGAAAAAGGCATAACCAAGGCAAATGTCCTGGCGCAGGCCGCCACGGCCACGGATCCGGAACTCCGCAAACTCCTGGGTACCGCCGAACAGCCCGTCTTTTTCCCCGGGGTGGACGCCCGGTTCGCGCTGCGTGCCATTGCCGCCGTGGGCAACTACCACGAAATTTTTGACCGAAATCTTGGCAAATCCTCTCCCTTTGGCATGGATCGCGGCCTGAATGCCTTGTGGAAAGATGGCGGCCTGCTCTATGCGCCGCTGTTCCAATAA
- the rfbD gene encoding dTDP-4-dehydrorhamnose reductase, with the protein MTQEQTTAAARPSGPCLVLGGKTGMLGQALMDALAKAGHPAVAQGRDDVALTSREALAAYLETVNPGVVFNAVAYTQVDKAEDEPDEAARLNKTLPENLAHLSASMGFKLIHFSTDFVFDGKGQEPYEVDAPTGPVSVYGRTKLAGEKAIRSVNPPGWTICRTAWLFGPGRKNFITTILNLCRSRDTLNVVDDQIGSPTCTVDLALHAVQLLDADASGLFHVVNVGEASWCELATEAVRLTGLPCKVSPIPTSGYPTKAARPAWSVLSTAAFTAATGVTPRPWAKALRDYIFKDLQDFLEPQANRG; encoded by the coding sequence ATGACCCAAGAGCAGACGACGGCAGCGGCCCGACCATCCGGTCCCTGTCTGGTGCTGGGCGGCAAGACCGGGATGCTCGGTCAGGCCCTCATGGACGCCCTGGCCAAGGCCGGCCACCCTGCCGTGGCCCAGGGGCGCGACGATGTGGCTCTCACCTCACGTGAGGCCCTCGCCGCATACCTGGAGACCGTCAACCCCGGCGTGGTCTTCAACGCCGTGGCCTACACCCAGGTGGACAAGGCCGAGGACGAGCCCGACGAAGCGGCCCGCCTGAACAAGACCCTGCCGGAGAACCTGGCCCACCTCTCTGCCTCCATGGGCTTCAAGCTTATCCATTTTTCCACAGATTTCGTGTTCGACGGCAAGGGCCAGGAGCCCTACGAGGTGGACGCCCCCACCGGGCCGGTTTCCGTGTACGGCCGCACCAAGCTGGCCGGGGAAAAAGCCATCCGCAGCGTGAACCCCCCGGGCTGGACCATCTGCCGCACGGCCTGGCTGTTTGGCCCCGGCCGGAAAAACTTCATCACCACCATCCTGAATCTGTGCCGCTCCCGGGATACCCTGAATGTGGTGGACGACCAGATCGGCTCCCCCACCTGCACCGTGGATCTGGCCCTGCATGCCGTGCAATTGCTGGACGCCGACGCCTCCGGCCTGTTCCATGTGGTGAATGTCGGCGAGGCCAGCTGGTGCGAACTGGCCACGGAAGCCGTGCGCCTCACCGGGCTGCCGTGCAAGGTGTCGCCCATCCCCACCAGCGGCTACCCCACCAAGGCTGCCCGGCCGGCTTGGTCCGTGCTCTCCACGGCGGCCTTCACCGCAGCCACAGGCGTGACGCCCCGCCCCTGGGCCAAGGCCCTGCGGGACTACATCTTCAAGGATTTGCAGGATTTTCTGGAGCCGCAAGCCAACCGCGGCTAG
- a CDS encoding sigma-54 interaction domain-containing protein, giving the protein MKRRNFHIRLTITVPVVFTSLALLGMVLCYQVTLYCLTTQRPPLPYLLACGAGMTLLTFSAGLLISRTILRPVEQFIREAEQLPAVLGFEQGKALARDELTRYTAVFNQITDFLSKVDAREHFPEIIGESKVMRGVLRQILKVAPADATVLITGESGTGKEVIAQAIVRHSKRRDKPFIALNCAAIPPGLLESELFGHEKGAFTGATAMKRGKFELADTGTLFLDEIGDMPMETQAKILRALESGTCEHVGGTKTIYFDVRLIAATNKDFHDMIEKGQFREDLFHRLNVFPIHLPPLRKRREDIPLLATYFLEKFAPTLQLSSEAMQLLLGGQWQGNVRELRNAMERAAVLAEEGMILPRHLAGHVAQQAVVTQEDLELNEAINLDGYLEQVERKLIVSALAKTGGVQARAASLLGIKDRSLWHRIRKLGVDVDAIRTAQ; this is encoded by the coding sequence ATGAAGCGACGCAATTTCCACATTCGTCTGACCATCACCGTGCCAGTGGTCTTCACCAGCCTGGCGCTGCTGGGCATGGTGCTGTGCTATCAGGTGACACTGTATTGCCTCACCACGCAGCGGCCGCCCCTGCCGTATCTGTTGGCCTGCGGTGCCGGCATGACCCTGCTGACCTTTTCCGCCGGGCTCCTCATTTCCCGGACCATCCTGCGGCCGGTGGAACAGTTCATCCGGGAGGCGGAACAGCTCCCGGCCGTGCTTGGCTTCGAGCAGGGCAAGGCCCTGGCGCGCGACGAGCTGACCCGTTACACGGCGGTGTTCAACCAGATCACAGACTTTTTGAGCAAGGTGGACGCCCGCGAGCATTTTCCCGAAATTATTGGTGAAAGCAAGGTGATGCGCGGCGTGCTGCGCCAGATTCTCAAGGTGGCCCCCGCAGATGCCACGGTGCTCATTACCGGCGAGTCCGGCACGGGCAAGGAGGTCATTGCTCAGGCCATCGTGCGGCACAGCAAGCGGCGCGACAAGCCGTTCATCGCCCTCAACTGCGCCGCCATTCCCCCCGGCCTGCTGGAAAGCGAGCTCTTTGGCCACGAAAAAGGCGCCTTTACCGGCGCCACGGCCATGAAGCGCGGCAAGTTTGAGCTGGCGGACACGGGCACGCTGTTTCTCGATGAAATCGGCGACATGCCCATGGAAACCCAGGCCAAGATCCTGCGCGCCCTGGAATCCGGCACCTGCGAGCACGTGGGCGGCACCAAAACCATCTACTTTGATGTGCGGCTTATCGCAGCCACCAACAAGGACTTTCACGACATGATCGAGAAGGGGCAGTTCCGCGAGGATCTGTTCCACCGTCTCAATGTCTTCCCCATCCACCTGCCCCCCTTGCGCAAACGCCGCGAGGACATTCCCCTGCTGGCCACATACTTTCTGGAAAAGTTCGCCCCAACCCTGCAGCTCTCCTCCGAAGCCATGCAGTTGCTGCTGGGCGGGCAGTGGCAGGGCAACGTGCGCGAGCTCCGGAATGCCATGGAACGCGCCGCCGTGCTGGCCGAGGAGGGGATGATTCTGCCCCGGCACCTGGCAGGGCATGTGGCGCAACAGGCCGTGGTGACGCAGGAGGATCTGGAACTCAACGAGGCCATCAATCTGGATGGCTATCTGGAGCAGGTGGAGCGCAAGCTCATCGTCTCCGCCCTGGCCAAGACCGGGGGCGTGCAGGCCAGGGCCGCCAGCCTCCTGGGCATCAAGGACAGAAGCCTCTGGCACCGCATCCGCAAGCTGGGGGTGGATGTGGACGCCATCAGGACGGCGCAGTAG
- a CDS encoding type II secretion system F family protein has translation MATFTYQAVTDAGSTVSGTLEAESADEVRLLLAQRGLLPSKVVKGDDGASGNFMAKLNNRLSSVSVPELILFTKQFRTMFNAGLSIIALLDVLEQQTSNSKLKNAVVEIGQDIKQGSSLYNAFAKHPSIFNHLYCSMLRAGEIAGTLPEVLDRLIYLIEHEHKVTKQIKSALTYPIIVIVMLVGAFVFLLTFVIPAFVSTFEKAKIELPLPTKICIVLYKLLDQYWLIMVLVIIASIVAIILYLRTESGKLVRDRMLLRLPVVGPVFKKGAMARFASIFSLLQSSGVSVLESVGIISDTIGNAAISLEFDNLREKLQEGRGISGPLRQSRNFTPMIINMIAIGEETGELDSMMREMAKHYDYEVEYQVQRMSELIGPILIVCLAGVVGFFAAAVLFPIFDLTKTIK, from the coding sequence ATGGCCACCTTCACCTATCAGGCAGTCACGGATGCCGGCAGCACAGTTTCCGGGACACTGGAAGCGGAATCCGCAGACGAGGTCCGGCTGCTTCTCGCCCAGCGGGGTCTGCTGCCCTCGAAAGTCGTCAAGGGCGACGATGGCGCTTCGGGCAACTTCATGGCGAAGCTCAACAACCGCCTGTCCTCCGTCTCCGTGCCGGAGTTGATTCTGTTCACCAAGCAGTTCCGCACCATGTTCAATGCAGGCCTGTCCATCATCGCCTTGCTGGACGTGCTGGAACAGCAGACATCCAATTCCAAACTCAAGAATGCCGTGGTGGAAATCGGGCAGGACATCAAACAGGGCTCCTCCCTGTATAACGCCTTTGCCAAGCACCCCAGCATCTTCAATCACCTGTACTGCAGCATGCTGCGAGCCGGGGAAATTGCCGGGACATTGCCCGAGGTGCTGGATCGCCTCATCTACCTCATCGAGCATGAGCACAAGGTCACCAAGCAGATCAAGTCCGCACTCACGTATCCCATCATCGTCATTGTCATGCTGGTGGGTGCGTTTGTGTTCCTGCTGACTTTCGTTATCCCGGCCTTTGTCTCCACGTTCGAAAAGGCCAAGATCGAACTGCCGCTGCCGACGAAGATCTGTATCGTCTTGTACAAATTGCTGGACCAGTATTGGCTGATCATGGTGCTGGTGATCATTGCAAGCATTGTTGCTATTATTCTGTACCTGCGCACGGAAAGCGGCAAGCTGGTGCGCGACAGAATGCTGCTCAGGCTGCCCGTGGTGGGGCCGGTATTCAAGAAAGGCGCCATGGCCCGCTTTGCCTCCATCTTCTCCCTGCTGCAGTCCAGCGGCGTCTCGGTGCTGGAATCCGTGGGCATCATTTCCGATACCATCGGCAATGCGGCCATCTCCCTGGAGTTCGACAACCTCAGGGAAAAGCTGCAGGAAGGCCGGGGCATTTCCGGCCCGCTGCGCCAGTCCCGCAACTTCACGCCCATGATCATCAACATGATCGCCATCGGTGAGGAGACAGGGGAGCTCGACTCCATGATGCGGGAAATGGCCAAGCATTACGACTATGAAGTGGAGTACCAGGTGCAGCGCATGAGCGAGCTCATCGGGCCCATTCTCATCGTGTGCCTGGCTGGCGTGGTGGGCTTTTTCGCTGCCGCCGTCCTCTTCCCCATCTTCGACCTGACGAAAACGATCAAGTAG
- a CDS encoding ExeA family protein, whose product MHERGRAMSYLNLLELKEEPFSNSPDPEFFYESPQHLDCLHRLEISVRLMRGLNVVLGEVGAGKSTLCRLLLRNLNRDANVCSHLLLDPQFASARAMLEVLYTMFLREDPPAGLSEWQLKEAVKTQLFKTAVDDGKLVVLVIDEGQKISHSSLEVLRELLNYETNNTKLLQIVIFAQTEFAEMIRRHPNVADRINEYTVLGPLSFWQTRAMIRHRMAKACVTKHQPERFTMLGYLAVHRLSGGHPRRIVRLCHKAMLGCILRNKKKAGWALVHASNTDVTRLARRSRLGLVGGLVAASLMLTVALVAGVMLISDKAPLNAGAAGEAGENRSTPHTTPTQQEEPRDLLPPAAYDSLAGHGDAIRMPVDFAARPDEDAEFPPAVPSAVPSAVPPVKSLAAAEFIEPIQPAPQPEETAPPVLAELDAATPPPPPALGTYTLAKPVSLEALLQLVYGETGDELRQRVQALNPDLAQDAMLPAGAAVQLPEFSRGDAVGPNAAFVVQITQDESFQMMVDVLQGLKDQGLDVALAAQRLDDSRKLFAILEGHSFQTEQAAAHALRTLPSLFQNGAKVVRDMHRKGEITLASFRKETAAMDVAATPRNAVEGIAPAQ is encoded by the coding sequence ATGCACGAGCGAGGCCGCGCCATGAGCTATCTGAATCTGCTGGAGCTGAAGGAAGAACCCTTCTCCAATTCGCCGGATCCGGAGTTCTTTTACGAATCTCCCCAGCATCTGGACTGTCTGCACCGGCTGGAGATTTCCGTGCGGCTCATGCGCGGCCTCAATGTGGTGCTGGGTGAGGTGGGGGCCGGCAAGAGCACCCTGTGTCGCCTGCTGCTCCGAAACCTGAACCGCGATGCGAACGTCTGTTCCCATCTGCTGCTGGACCCGCAGTTCGCCTCGGCCAGGGCCATGCTGGAAGTGCTGTACACCATGTTCCTGCGCGAGGATCCCCCGGCCGGGCTCTCGGAATGGCAGCTCAAAGAGGCGGTGAAGACCCAGCTGTTCAAGACCGCCGTGGACGACGGCAAGCTGGTGGTGCTCGTCATCGACGAGGGCCAGAAGATCTCGCATTCCAGCCTGGAAGTGCTGCGCGAACTGCTCAATTACGAAACCAACAACACCAAACTGCTGCAGATCGTCATCTTCGCACAGACGGAATTTGCGGAGATGATCCGCAGACATCCCAACGTGGCGGATCGCATCAACGAATACACCGTGCTTGGGCCGTTGTCCTTCTGGCAGACCCGGGCCATGATCCGTCATCGCATGGCCAAGGCCTGCGTCACCAAACACCAGCCGGAGCGCTTCACCATGCTGGGGTACCTGGCGGTGCATCGCCTCTCCGGCGGGCACCCGCGGCGCATTGTCCGCTTGTGCCACAAGGCCATGCTGGGCTGCATCCTGCGCAACAAAAAGAAGGCCGGCTGGGCCCTGGTGCATGCCAGCAATACGGATGTGACACGCCTGGCCCGGCGGTCGCGCCTGGGGCTGGTCGGCGGTCTGGTCGCGGCCAGTCTGATGCTGACGGTGGCCCTGGTTGCCGGCGTCATGCTCATCAGCGACAAGGCACCCCTCAACGCCGGCGCCGCCGGCGAGGCCGGTGAAAACCGTTCCACGCCGCACACCACACCGACGCAGCAGGAGGAACCTCGGGATCTGCTGCCACCGGCTGCGTATGACAGCCTGGCCGGCCATGGCGACGCAATCCGCATGCCCGTAGATTTTGCTGCCCGGCCCGACGAGGACGCGGAATTTCCGCCTGCCGTGCCGTCCGCCGTTCCATCCGCGGTCCCGCCAGTCAAGTCCCTCGCTGCCGCCGAATTCATCGAGCCGATCCAGCCTGCCCCCCAGCCGGAGGAGACTGCCCCGCCGGTGCTGGCCGAGTTGGACGCCGCAACGCCTCCGCCTCCGCCGGCCCTGGGCACCTACACCCTGGCCAAGCCCGTCTCCCTGGAGGCCCTGTTGCAGCTGGTGTACGGCGAAACCGGCGACGAGTTGCGCCAGCGCGTGCAGGCGCTTAATCCCGACCTGGCGCAGGACGCGATGCTGCCGGCCGGCGCGGCGGTGCAGCTGCCCGAATTCTCCCGCGGCGATGCCGTGGGGCCGAATGCGGCGTTTGTGGTCCAGATCACCCAGGATGAATCCTTTCAGATGATGGTGGATGTACTGCAGGGTCTCAAAGACCAGGGACTGGACGTGGCCCTTGCCGCGCAGCGCCTGGACGATTCCAGAAAGCTGTTCGCCATCCTGGAGGGGCACTCCTTCCAGACCGAACAGGCCGCCGCCCATGCCCTGCGCACCTTGCCGTCTCTCTTTCAGAACGGCGCCAAAGTGGTGCGGGACATGCACCGCAAGGGCGAGATCACCCTGGCCAGCTTCCGCAAGGAAACAGCAGCCATGGATGTGGCCGCCACGCCGCGCAACGCTGTCGAGGGGATTGCGCCGGCGCAGTAG
- a CDS encoding secretin N-terminal domain-containing protein → MNTRLIPRMVLAAAMLLVIAAAAGCKTQEPQKDAFLEKWKAAAEQAQGHSPTYKAPKPTERRRPQPVVNREERPLPSRLVSLRMHEADLAAVLKALSRAGNQSVMLSPNIAGKVTVNIDKKPWDQVFRGIVTTNGLTYRWEGEIIRVMTLDDVKNDAEILQAISTAEKEKKLLHQIRSDMQTEVIPIRYNNKITMLGGTIARLVLKRECAKDEDEVKIELYSYEAKRGATDAEGKSSSQEQSSDLEGCFDGDVGVDSSTNAIIITTTPEKMERAFALIDKLDRPQKQIRIRANIVETSTTVARDLGMRYGFWMRNNRVDGYQDLYVVPGVQNGELEDDGTYTFTNPMGIGVAPTGYGMNFMEKTLTSGASMGMIFGVLGENFLEVQLNALAENNLVKILSSPSIVTMDNELGVLENGQQVPYPVSTGDQVNVEFKDALLQLAIRPHIIDDRYMRMDILVTQDSVNFSDTVFGYPSIDKRKSATSLVVQNKETVVISGLQLKREINNDYGLPGVKDVPVLGWLFKGESKSDDAAEILVFLTPTILAEWAPGEIQNTINEIDRKVQQSQESKE, encoded by the coding sequence ATGAACACGCGCCTTATTCCACGCATGGTCCTGGCTGCGGCGATGCTGCTCGTCATTGCTGCTGCGGCAGGCTGCAAAACGCAGGAGCCGCAAAAGGATGCCTTCCTGGAAAAGTGGAAGGCCGCTGCCGAACAAGCACAGGGGCATTCCCCCACATACAAGGCGCCCAAGCCCACGGAACGGCGGCGCCCACAGCCCGTGGTGAACAGGGAAGAACGGCCACTGCCCTCCCGGCTCGTGTCCTTGCGCATGCACGAGGCAGACCTGGCCGCCGTGCTCAAGGCCCTTTCCCGCGCCGGCAACCAGAGCGTGATGCTCTCCCCGAACATCGCCGGCAAGGTGACCGTGAACATCGACAAGAAGCCCTGGGACCAGGTGTTCAGGGGCATCGTCACCACCAATGGCCTCACCTACCGCTGGGAAGGCGAGATCATCCGCGTGATGACCCTGGACGATGTGAAAAATGATGCGGAAATTCTGCAGGCCATTTCCACGGCGGAAAAGGAAAAGAAATTGCTGCACCAGATCCGCAGCGATATGCAGACGGAAGTGATTCCCATCCGGTACAACAACAAAATCACCATGTTGGGTGGCACCATCGCCCGTCTCGTGCTCAAGCGCGAATGCGCCAAGGACGAGGATGAAGTCAAAATCGAGCTGTATTCGTACGAGGCCAAGCGCGGCGCGACCGACGCCGAGGGCAAATCCAGCAGCCAAGAGCAAAGCTCGGACCTCGAAGGTTGCTTCGACGGCGACGTGGGCGTGGATTCCTCCACCAACGCCATCATCATCACTACCACGCCGGAAAAGATGGAGCGGGCCTTCGCCCTCATCGACAAGCTGGACCGGCCCCAGAAGCAGATCAGGATCCGCGCCAACATCGTCGAAACCTCCACCACCGTGGCCCGGGATCTTGGCATGCGGTACGGCTTCTGGATGCGCAACAACCGGGTGGACGGCTACCAGGATCTCTACGTCGTGCCCGGCGTGCAGAATGGCGAGCTGGAGGACGACGGCACGTACACGTTCACCAACCCCATGGGTATTGGCGTGGCCCCCACCGGCTACGGCATGAACTTCATGGAAAAAACCCTGACGAGTGGCGCCTCCATGGGCATGATTTTCGGGGTGCTGGGCGAAAACTTCCTGGAAGTGCAGCTCAATGCCCTGGCGGAGAACAATCTGGTCAAGATTCTCTCCAGCCCCTCCATTGTGACCATGGATAACGAGCTGGGAGTGCTTGAAAACGGCCAGCAGGTGCCGTACCCCGTGTCCACCGGGGATCAGGTGAATGTGGAATTCAAGGATGCCCTGCTGCAGCTGGCCATCCGGCCGCACATCATCGACGATCGCTACATGCGCATGGATATTCTGGTGACGCAGGACTCCGTGAACTTCAGCGATACCGTCTTCGGCTACCCCAGCATCGACAAGCGCAAGTCCGCGACTTCGCTGGTGGTGCAGAACAAGGAGACGGTGGTCATCTCCGGCCTGCAGCTCAAGCGGGAGATCAACAACGACTACGGCCTGCCCGGGGTAAAGGACGTGCCTGTCCTGGGTTGGCTGTTCAAGGGCGAAAGCAAGAGCGACGATGCTGCGGAAATCCTGGTCTTCCTCACGCCCACCATCCTTGCGGAATGGGCTCCGGGTGAGATTCAGAACACCATCAACGAGATTGACCGCAAGGTGCAGCAAAGCCAGGAATCCAAGGAATAG
- the pilO gene encoding type 4a pilus biogenesis protein PilO, whose protein sequence is MADLKSLGIPQQSLVKIGIYLAILLLVAFFGNMESRNKVARLDTEISRVKNEIRKQEALYPVYTRLKAEFDRKVLNELELVQTVPMKQDEVDKATDMINRMATLSGIETTSIQPDPGSLAEDPNQLLVNCEFSGDYFNFREFLKRLGAVPYVKHIQQIVTQEAARGLLYTMKVRLAVLSSNATAAPAPAAAQPAKKQ, encoded by the coding sequence ATGGCTGATTTGAAATCTCTCGGCATTCCTCAGCAAAGCTTGGTGAAGATCGGCATTTACCTGGCAATCCTCCTGTTGGTGGCCTTTTTCGGCAACATGGAGTCCAGGAACAAGGTGGCCCGGCTGGATACGGAAATCTCCCGCGTGAAGAATGAAATCAGGAAGCAGGAAGCCCTGTACCCCGTATACACCAGGCTCAAGGCCGAGTTCGACCGCAAGGTGCTCAATGAGCTGGAACTGGTGCAGACCGTGCCCATGAAGCAGGACGAAGTGGACAAGGCCACGGACATGATCAACCGTATGGCCACCTTGTCCGGCATTGAAACCACCAGCATCCAGCCCGATCCAGGCTCCCTGGCCGAAGATCCCAACCAGCTGCTGGTGAACTGCGAATTTTCCGGGGATTATTTCAACTTTCGCGAATTCCTGAAACGGCTCGGGGCGGTGCCCTACGTCAAGCACATTCAGCAGATTGTGACGCAGGAAGCAGCGCGAGGCTTGCTCTACACCATGAAGGTCCGTCTGGCCGTGCTTTCCAGCAACGCCACGGCGGCACCGGCACCGGCCGCAGCCCAGCCGGCGAAGAAGCAATAA
- a CDS encoding type IV pilus biogenesis protein PilM yields the protein MAAGGKTTSTERLLDIIRGKGKGEAEARPAAPPSRAAQAAGSPADSQAGPPAAKAKAPGGRFASLASRASAPVGKGKGKGGGAVKGGGAGLVLGVDIGPDCLRLAKVSQSGGRSRLLGVSRVPYTANEHPESPEFAGFLAAELRKFAGNTKGADCWSLISSAKAELWHVLIPKVSRGQIQEAVYWTVKREKQFDEREFLLDFEVQGEVMDKGQPKLSIMVYLAPRKQVEDLKALFARAGVKLAGATISPIGIQTLFRSRWISPGVKTYAHLYVGRNWSRIDILIDDNIVLSRGIKAGTNSMVEALMENYNMMGRGGSDISMPGDSVINLQLDDDMMLAPSAPPRALTVEQAKGVLRAKLLGQAMPPHEAGAEISEQDVLRMIRPAVERLVRQVERTFEYHTTTMGKERVEKIFFSGEICTNQLLIDFIQSQLGIANALLDPLAPGGQAGIDAAGGLPASERLDYNLVVALGLSSNAITPNLLFTYKDKEKQRQLQRVDLVVFIGFLAAVALLGGIFFWQQTVISSRQAELQVQQARLANYVPQATEGELLNWARKVNEKNKQLKRAAKIFESLSVFKELSELTPSEVRIVSMDMEYGADIQTAVPQTSGKRPASAKAPTSRVSRLLILDGVVLGNPENYDLVLTSFLIRLENSKLFGLPIIHKRSVEEFSTSGPVLRFTVHINMV from the coding sequence ATGGCGGCTGGTGGCAAGACGACATCGACGGAGCGGCTGCTGGACATCATCCGCGGCAAGGGCAAGGGCGAGGCGGAAGCGCGTCCTGCTGCGCCGCCATCGCGTGCGGCCCAGGCGGCTGGTTCGCCGGCCGACTCCCAGGCGGGTCCCCCGGCGGCGAAGGCCAAGGCCCCCGGCGGCCGGTTTGCCTCCCTGGCGTCCAGGGCCTCTGCGCCCGTTGGCAAGGGCAAGGGCAAGGGTGGCGGGGCGGTCAAGGGTGGCGGGGCTGGTCTGGTGCTGGGCGTGGATATTGGCCCGGACTGTCTGCGTCTGGCCAAGGTCAGTCAGTCTGGTGGCCGGTCGCGGCTGCTGGGTGTTTCGCGTGTGCCGTACACGGCCAACGAGCATCCTGAGTCCCCGGAGTTCGCCGGATTTCTGGCTGCGGAGCTGCGCAAGTTCGCAGGCAACACCAAGGGGGCGGACTGCTGGTCCCTCATTTCGTCCGCCAAGGCCGAGTTGTGGCATGTGCTCATCCCCAAGGTTTCCCGCGGTCAGATTCAGGAAGCGGTCTACTGGACCGTAAAGCGCGAAAAGCAGTTCGACGAGCGCGAGTTCCTGCTTGATTTTGAGGTGCAGGGCGAGGTGATGGACAAGGGGCAACCCAAGCTCTCCATCATGGTCTACCTTGCGCCGCGCAAGCAGGTGGAGGACCTCAAGGCCCTGTTCGCCAGGGCGGGGGTCAAGCTTGCCGGGGCCACCATCTCCCCCATTGGCATCCAGACACTCTTCCGCAGCCGCTGGATCTCCCCTGGCGTCAAGACCTATGCCCACCTGTATGTGGGGCGGAACTGGTCGCGCATCGACATTCTCATCGACGACAACATCGTGCTCTCCCGCGGCATCAAGGCCGGCACCAATTCCATGGTGGAAGCCTTGATGGAGAACTACAACATGATGGGCCGCGGCGGGTCCGACATTTCCATGCCGGGCGATTCCGTCATCAATCTGCAGTTGGATGACGATATGATGCTGGCGCCGTCAGCGCCGCCCAGGGCCCTGACAGTGGAGCAGGCCAAGGGCGTGTTGCGCGCCAAGCTCCTGGGGCAGGCCATGCCGCCCCACGAGGCCGGGGCCGAGATTTCCGAGCAGGATGTGCTGCGCATGATCCGCCCGGCAGTGGAACGGCTGGTGCGGCAGGTGGAGCGGACTTTCGAGTACCACACCACCACCATGGGCAAGGAGCGGGTGGAGAAGATTTTCTTCTCGGGCGAAATCTGCACCAACCAGCTGCTCATTGACTTCATCCAGTCGCAGTTGGGCATTGCCAATGCATTGCTGGACCCCCTGGCTCCCGGCGGGCAGGCCGGCATTGATGCCGCGGGAGGGCTGCCGGCAAGCGAGCGCCTGGATTACAACCTGGTGGTGGCGCTGGGCCTTTCCAGCAACGCCATTACGCCGAACCTGCTCTTCACCTACAAGGACAAGGAAAAGCAACGCCAGCTCCAACGGGTGGATCTGGTGGTCTTTATTGGGTTCCTTGCGGCTGTGGCCCTGCTTGGGGGCATCTTCTTCTGGCAGCAGACGGTCATCAGCAGCCGTCAGGCCGAGTTGCAGGTGCAGCAGGCGCGTCTGGCCAACTACGTGCCCCAGGCCACGGAAGGCGAGCTGCTCAACTGGGCCCGCAAGGTGAACGAAAAGAACAAGCAGCTCAAGCGGGCCGCGAAAATTTTTGAAAGCCTGTCCGTCTTCAAGGAGCTTTCCGAGCTGACACCGTCGGAAGTGCGCATTGTCTCCATGGACATGGAATACGGCGCCGATATCCAGACCGCCGTGCCCCAGACCAGCGGCAAGAGGCCAGCGAGCGCAAAGGCCCCCACCAGTCGCGTGTCCAGGCTGTTGATCCTCGATGGGGTGGTGCTCGGCAATCCGGAGAACTACGATCTGGTGCTCACCAGCTTCCTGATCCGGCTGGAGAATTCCAAGCTGTTCGGGTTGCCCATCATCCACAAGCGTTCCGTGGAAGAGTTCAGCACCTCCGGTCCGGTGCTTCGCTTCACGGTGCATATCAACATGGTGTGA